The Drosophila teissieri strain GT53w chromosome X, Prin_Dtei_1.1, whole genome shotgun sequence genome has a segment encoding these proteins:
- the LOC122624037 gene encoding uncharacterized protein LOC122624037, protein MSKRQRDGLDGQGKKLAKIRFKKLVRAVILNMQWLNELPEETGISLNVKKNVAMLVRQKRKVGMMTMAEKSLLRTPHATRTVDERKKLCNIVANLACFSKFPPKVRARLVPLVKFMAITPGRIVMMEGDFPVTIYFIIAGEVEMSRNVFSKGSNRPELQSEAIFGPGDCIGDIDVMEDAPRTNTYTATTNCELLAMFNTNYKSVLLPYMQKMWQEKKNALRALDYFNFFNEEQIVNASKYGSIQQFEPLETIHTEDLGTMSYVYFVLSGECVILQCLHMKVSMVNREKVFELPKVHKRETEPALEDGSNANEPYFDVNEYMQSSSSLDENKQSKKRKLRKMGLQEIQRACDEMKKPLARRSTKDPAARQRLKSRHRVRDSERHMKQEQYEYFIMGEGDESGHISENLVEERYSENSGMQTPISAFISEIDEIESESQGTEIFTASSNSRQGTFEETNTGLERFETHFIDVGSLTFGGIFGLGEKMDHRVIMARTTVQCIVIPRFWLFEAAQNPGNVWQRQRFYIECNIPTREALFKDFLKTRKWEQFRHDYIESVLNGESLANFTKVEDIPIISRIVETKSDDI, encoded by the exons ATGTCCAAGCGCCAACGCGATGGTCTTGATGGCCAAGGAAAAAAACTGGCCAAGATTCGGTTCAAGAAGCTCGTCCGAGCCGTGATACTGAATATGCAATGGCTGAATGAGCTGCCCGAGGAGACAGGAATTTCGCTGAATGTGAAGAAGAACGTGGCCATGTTGGTGCGGCAAAAGCGCAAAGTGGGCATGATGACCATGGCC GAGAAATCGCTGCTGCGCACTCCGCATGCCACGCGTACCGTCGATGAAAGAAAAAAGCTGTGCAACATTGTGGCAAATCTGGcgtgtttttcaaaatttccCCCA AAAGTCCGTGCTCGCCTCGTTCCGCTTGTCAAATTCATGGCAATAACTCCCGGACGCATTGTTATGATGGAGGGAGATTTTCCCGTAACGATTTATTTCATAATCGCCGGTGAGGTGGAAATGTCTAGGAACGTATTCAGTAAG GGCAGCAATCGTCCTGAACTACAATCGGAGGCTATTTTTGGACCCGGGGATTGTATTGGGGATATTGATGTGATGGAAGATGCACCGAGAACCAACACTTATACCGCCACAA CTAATTGCGAATTGCTGGCTATGTTCAATACGAACTATAAATCTGTTCTCCTACCTTATATGCAAAAGATGTGGCAGGAAAAGAAGAATGCTCTGCGGGCCCTTGACTACTTtaactttttcaacgaagaGCAG ATTGTGAATGCCAGTAAGTACGGAAGCATTCAGCAGTTCGAGCCTTTGGAGACGATCCACACCGAGGATTTGGGCACCATGAGCTATGTCTATTTTGTCCTCAGCGGGGAATGTGTGATCCTACAATGCCTTCACATGAAG GTCAGCATGGTTAACCGGGAGAAGGTATTCGAGCTGCCAAAGGTTCATAAAAGGGAAACCGAACCTGCCTTGGAAGATGGCTCCAACGCCAACGAACCGTACTTTGATGTTAACGAGTACATGCAATCCAGTTCATCGCTGGATGAGAACAAACAGAGCAAGAAAAGGAAG CTGCGCAAAATGGGTCTTCAGGAGATACAACGGGCCTGCGACGAGATGAAGAAACCGCTGGCTAGGAGATCCACCAAGGATCCAGCAGCACGACAACGGCTGAAGTCGCGACACCGTGTGCGGGACTCAGAACGTCACATGAAGCAAGAGCAATATGAGTATTTCATAATGGGCGAGGGTGATGAATCGGGCCACATATCTGAGAATCTTGTCGAGGAGCGGTATAGTGAGAACTCTGGAATGCAGACGCCAATTTCAGCTTTCATCAGCGAAATTGACGAAATTGAGAGCGAATCGCAGGGTACCGAAATATTTACTGCCTCCAGCAATTCGCGTCAGGGAACGTTCGAAGAAACAAACACCGGCCTGGAACGCTTTGAAACGCATTTTATTGACGTTGGCTCGCTGACATTCGGAGGAATTTTTGGGTTGGGCGAGAAAATGGATCATCGTGTGATTATGGCTAGGACCACGGTGCAGTGCATCGTAATACCACGCTTTTGGCTCTTTGAGGCCGCCCAAAATCCTGGTAACGTTTGGCAGCGACAGCGTTTCTACATCGAGTGCAATATTCCAACCAGGGAGGCTTTGTTCAAGGACTTTCTCAAGACACGAAAGTGGGAGCAGTTCAGACATGACTATATCGAAAGCGTACTTAATGGCGAATCATTGGCCAACTTTACAAAGGTTGAAGATATACCAATAATAAGTCGCATTGTGGAGACAAAATCTGACGACATTTGA
- the LOC122624194 gene encoding ras GTPase-activating protein 1-like produces the protein MADLIHLGNIDVVIQKDKPGSPTGCSDDGNLAGLGGMTGLGGIMAPGGIDLGDLAQELDHDEFDGPHMLNGERPAIIAPPESEWYHGRLDRYSAESRLRGSSKLGSYLVRESDRKPGSYVLSYYGRTGINHFRITAVCGDFYIGGRQFISLSDLVGYYTSCSDLLKRERLAIPVAPPEPVNDKKRVVAILPYTKMPETDELSFQKGDIFFVHKTWATAGCG, from the exons ATGGCGGACCTAATACATTTGGGAAACATCGATGTTGTCATCCAGAAAGATAAGCCCGGATCGCCAACGGGCTGTTCGGATGATGGGAACCTGGCTGGGCTGGGTGGCATGACTGGATTAGGTGGCATAATGGCCCCTGGTGGCATTGACTTGGGTGACTTGGCGCAGGAATTGGATCACGATGAGTTCGATGGACCCCATATGCTGAATG GTGAACGTCCAGCGATTATTGCTCCTCCGGAAAGCGAATGGTACCATGGCCGACTTGATCGCTACTCTGCAGAGTCTCGTCTACGGGGAAGCAGTAAACTGGGCAGCTATTTAG TTCGCGAAAGTGACCGCAAACCTGGCTCCTATGTTCTAAGTTATTATGGGCGCACCGGCATAAACCATTTTCG GATAACAGCCGTGTGCGGAGACTTCTATATCGGAGGACGACAGTTCATTTCCTTAAGCGACTTGGTTGGTTACTATACCTCATGTAGTGACCTACTGAAGCGCGAACGCTTGGCCATACCAGTTGCTCCGCCGGAGCCAGTTAATGATAAGAAACGCGTCGTAGCCATCCTGCCTTACACAAAAATGCCAGAGACCGATGAACTGAGTTTCCAAAAAGGTGATATCTTTTTTGTACACAAGACATGGGCGACGGCTGGTTGTGGGTGA
- the LOC122623341 gene encoding ras GTPase-activating protein 1-like, translating into MADLIHLGNIDVVIQKDKPGSPTGCSDDGNLAGLGGMTGLGGIMAPGGIDLGDLAQELDHDEFDGPHMLNGERPAIIAPPESEWYHGRLDRYSAESRLRGSSKLGSYLVRESDRKPGSYVLSYYGRTGINHFRITAVCGDFYIGGRQFISLSDLVGYYTSCSDLLKRERLAIPVAPPEPVNDKKRVVAILPYTKMPETDELSFQKGDIFFVHNDMGDGWLWVTAHRTGEQGMIFRELVDDLDVSIDPNTVFPWFHPNCTKNEAVDMLVKAGPGSFLVRPSDNSPGDYSLFFHINNQIQRFRIEKKGVRYLMGGRTFECLDAVINRYRKEQIVEGHSLNHPVVNGIQPEFNQQYVVEKAAEKIYATLRECRDQIGLKKIKGIKHHGHLNKKSDKTTKWKQLYFALINDGSETQLCFYDNPKKTKPKGLIDLSCAYLYQCHDSLWERPYCFQIVERALPCLATVTYLCAPSQESYVEWINSLKAQCDSQLSRAQKKVSRLRELRCLNLHVLEAHRLPFKLVPHPYCSISLNQVKVGKTRVKIAPEPVWEEEFVLDDVPPDVVSLTITLISRGKRGKDSEVAELTIDLSSLKNGQETEGWYQLTGMTPMGEWGSLRLRMRYLDDLIMPCEEYSPLQQLLLESELYAVKALAELCHNDRVPLATALLRVFRQEKRETELIRMLCQAEVTRENETTTLFRGASLATTLMDLYMRTECSGFLQSAVSETVQRILESKQSAELNPTKMDVNDDACTNAEFLLQILDLVTQSIFTSPDACPRNVRFICSCLQKAVMAKWPTERLVRTRVVSGFIFLRLLCPALLNPRQFGLVSETPPMAATRSLVMVAKCLQNLANLIEFGGKEQYMEVVNPFILKNKERMIVFLDQLSSVNDPNQPLGMFVEQSTNLNSQDTGRELATLHHICVSHSQELHELSNILSIKKLVTVTDMLTKHKLKYREMIS; encoded by the exons ATGGCGGACCTAATACATTTGGGAAACATCGATGTTGTCATCCAGAAAGATAAGCCCGGATCGCCAACGGGCTGTTCGGATGATGGGAACCTGGCTGGGCTGGGTGGCATGACTGGATTAGGTGGCATAATGGCCCCTGGTGGCATTGACTTGGGTGACTTGGCGCAGGAATTGGATCACGATGAGTTCGATGGACCCCATATGCTGAATG GTGAACGTCCAGCGATTATTGCTCCTCCGGAAAGCGAATGGTACCATGGCCGACTTGATCGCTACTCTGCAGAGTCTCGTCTACGGGGAAGCAGTAAACTGGGCAGCTATTTAG TTCGCGAAAGTGACCGCAAACCTGGCTCCTATGTTCTAAGTTATTATGGGCGCACCGGCATAAACCATTTTCG GATAACAGCCGTGTGCGGAGACTTCTATATCGGAGGACGACAGTTCATTTCCTTAAGCGACTTGGTTGGTTACTATACCTCATGTAGTGACCTACTGAAGCGCGAACGCTTGGCCATACCAGTTGCTCCGCCGGAGCCAGTTAATGATAAGAAACGCGTCGTAGCCATCCTGCCTTACACAAAAATGCCAGAGACCGATGAACTGAGTTTCCAAAAAGGTGATATCTTTTTTGTACACAACGACATGGGCGACGGCTGGTTGTGGGTGACTGCCCATCGTACTGGCGAGCAGGGAATGATTTTCAGAGAACTTGTGGACGATCTGGATGTATCTATCGATCCAAATACGGTGTTTCCCTGGTTCCATCCGAACTGCACCAAAAACGAAGCCGTCGATATGTTGGTTAAAG CTGGACCAGGAAGTTTCCTTGTTCGTCCAAGTGACAACTCACCGGGGGATTACTCTCTCTTCTTTCATATAAACAATCAAATTCAACGCTTTCGCATTGAGAAGAAGGGCGTGCGATATTTAATGGGTGGCCGGACATTCGAGTGCTTGGATGCGGTTATAAATCGATACCGCAAAGAGCAAATTGTGGAGGGCCACTCACTGAATCATCCAGTTGTCAATGGCATTCAGCCAGAGTTCAATCAGCAATATGTTGTGGAAAAGGCCGCCGAAAAGATCTATGCAACATTGCGCGAGTGCCGTGACCAAATCGGTCTCAAGAAGATCAAGGGAATCAAACATCACGGTCACTTGAACAAGAAGTCGGACAAAACGACGAAATGGAAGCAACTATACTTCGCTCTAATCAACGATGGTTCGGAGACGCAACTCTGCTTCTACGACAATCCGAAGAAGACCAAACCGAAGGGTCTGATCGATTTGTCCTGTGCTTACCTCTATCAATGTCACGATTCGCTGTGGGAGCGTCCCTATTGCTTCCAAATTGTCGAGAGGGCCCTGCCATGCCTGGCCACAGTGACATATCTGTGTGCTCCTAGTCAGGAAAGCTACGTGGAGTGGATCAACTCGCTCAAAGCACAATGCGATTCCCAGCTGAGTCGTGCCCAGAAGAAGGTCTCACGTCTTCGGGAGCTTCGATGTCTTAACCTGCATGTGCTAGAAGCTCACCGATTACCATTTAAACTAGTGCCACATCCATACTGCAGTATTTCCCTCAATCAAGTCAAAGTGGGCAAAACTCGTGTCAAAATTGCTCCCGAACCAGTCTGGGAGGAGGAGTTTGTGCTGGA CGATGTTCCTCCAGATGTTGTCTCCCTAACCATTACGTTAATATCGCGTGGCAAGCGCGGCAAAGACTCGGAAGTGGCCGAGCTAACCATTGACTTGTCTAGTCTGAAGAATGGCCAGGAAACTGAGGGCTGGTACCAACTCACTGGAATGACACCGATGGGTGAATGGGGCTCGTTGCGATTGCGTATGCGCTACCTCGACGATCTGATAATGCCGTGTGAAGAGTACAGTCCTCTGCAGCAATTGCTCCTCGAATCGGAGCTCTACGCTGTGAAGGCGCTGGCTGAATTGTGCCATAATGATCGGGTTCCTTTGGCCACGGCTCTATTGCGAGTCTTCCGGCAGGAGAAACGGGAAACGGAATTAATTCGAATGCTGTGCCAGGCGGAGGTGACGCGCGAAAACGAAACCACAACGCTTTTCCGGGGCGCTTCCTTGGCCACCACACTAATGGATCTATATATGCGCACCGAATGCAGCGGATTTCTGCAGTCGGCCGTTAGCGAAACCGTGCAGCGCATTTTGGAGAGTAAGCAGTCAGCTGAACTGAATCCAACGAAAATGGATGTCAACGATGATGCCTGCACGAATGCAGAGTTTCTGTTGCAAATCCTTGATTTGGTCACCCAGTCGATATTCACTTCACCGGACGCCTGTCCCCGCAATGTGCGTTTCATTTGCAGCTGTCTTCAGAAGGCTGTGATGGCTAAATGGCCGACAGAGCGGCTGGTTCGCACCCGCGTCGTCTCTGGCTTTATATTCTTGCGCCTTCTGTGCCCAGCGCTGCTGAATCCACGCCAATTTGGCTTGGTCAGCGAGACGCCACCAATGGCAGCAACTCGGTCGTTAGTCATGGTCGCCAAGTGTCTGCAGAATCTGGCCAACTTGATTGAATTCGGCGGCAAG gAACAATACATGGAGGTTGTCAATCCGTTTATCTTGAAGAAC